From one Bos javanicus breed banteng chromosome 15, ARS-OSU_banteng_1.0, whole genome shotgun sequence genomic stretch:
- the SLC35C1 gene encoding GDP-fucose transporter 1 isoform X1: MQRGTGSCKPRASLKRSKILHMALMGTSDPSGEAEASQEKPFVLRALQIALVVSLYWVTSISMVFLNKYLLDSPSLRLDTPIFVTFYQCLVTVLLCKGLSSLATCCPGTVDFPALHLDLKVARSVLPLSVVFIGMITFNNLCLKYVGVAFYNVGRSLTTVFNVLLSYLLLKQTTSFYALLTCSVIIGGFWLGVDQEGAEGTLSWTGTLFGMLASLCVSLNAIYTKKVLPAVDGSIWRLTFYNNANACVLFLPLLLALGELRALLAFPQLGSAHFWAMMTLGGLFGFAIGYVTGLQIKFTSPLTHNVSGTAKACAQTVLAVLYYEEAKSFLWWTSNMMVLGGSSAYTWVRGREMKKTQEEPHPRENEKSNMEV; encoded by the exons ATGCAGCGGGGTACTGGGAGCTGCAAGCCGCG GGCCTCTCTGAAGCGGTCAAAAATCCTGCACATGGCACTGATGGGGACTTCCGATCCCTCTGGAGAGGCAGAGGCCAGCCAGGAGAAGCCCTTTGTGCTGCGGGCACTGCAGATCGCCCTGGTCGTCTCTCTCTACTGGGTCACGTCCATCTCCATGGTGTTCCTTAACAAGTACCTGCTGGATAGCCCCTCCCTGCGGCTGGACACCCCCATCTTCGTCACCTTCTACCAGTGCCTGGTGACCGTGCTGCTGTGCAAGGGCCTCAGCTCACTGGCCACCTGCTGCCCTGGAACCGTGGACTTCCCCGCCCTGCACCTGGACCTCAAGGTGGCCCGCAGCGTCCTGCCCCTGTCTGTGGTCTTCATTGGCATGATCACCTTCAATAACCTCTGCCTCAAGTATGTGGGTGTGGCCTTCTACAACGTGGGTCGCTCACTCACCACCGTCTTCAATGTGCTGCTCTCCTACCTGCTGCTCAAGCAAACCACCTCCTTCTATGCCTTGCTCACCTGCAGCGTCATCATCG GTGGCTTCTGGCTTGGAGTGGACCAGGAAGGAGCAGAGGGCACCCTGTCTTGGACGGGGACCCTCTTCGGCATGCTCGCCAGCCTCTGCGTCTCACTCAACGCCATCTATACCAAGAAGGTGCTTCCGGCGGTGGACGGCAGCATCTGGCGTCTGACCTTCTACAACAACGCCAACGCTTGCGTCCTCTTCCTGCCCCTGCTCCTGGCGCTGGGGGAGCTCCGGGCCCTCCTCGCCTTCCCCCAGCTGGGCAGCGCCCACTTCTGGGCTATGATGACGCTGGGCGGCCTGTTCGGCTTCGCCATCGGCTATGTGACGGGACTGCAGATCAAGTTCACCAGTCCCCTGACCCACAACGTGTCTGGCACAGCCAAAGCCTGTGCCCAGACGGTGCTGGCCGTCCTCTACTACGAGGAGGCCAAGAGCTTTCTCTGGTGGACGAGCAACATGATGGTGCTGGGGGGCTCCTCTGCTTATACCTGGGTCAGGGGCCGGGAGATGAAGAAGACGCAGGAGGAGCCCCACCCCAGGGAGAACGAGAAGAGCAACATGGAGGTGTGA
- the SLC35C1 gene encoding GDP-fucose transporter 1 isoform X2, whose protein sequence is MALMGTSDPSGEAEASQEKPFVLRALQIALVVSLYWVTSISMVFLNKYLLDSPSLRLDTPIFVTFYQCLVTVLLCKGLSSLATCCPGTVDFPALHLDLKVARSVLPLSVVFIGMITFNNLCLKYVGVAFYNVGRSLTTVFNVLLSYLLLKQTTSFYALLTCSVIIGGFWLGVDQEGAEGTLSWTGTLFGMLASLCVSLNAIYTKKVLPAVDGSIWRLTFYNNANACVLFLPLLLALGELRALLAFPQLGSAHFWAMMTLGGLFGFAIGYVTGLQIKFTSPLTHNVSGTAKACAQTVLAVLYYEEAKSFLWWTSNMMVLGGSSAYTWVRGREMKKTQEEPHPRENEKSNMEV, encoded by the exons ATGGCACTGATGGGGACTTCCGATCCCTCTGGAGAGGCAGAGGCCAGCCAGGAGAAGCCCTTTGTGCTGCGGGCACTGCAGATCGCCCTGGTCGTCTCTCTCTACTGGGTCACGTCCATCTCCATGGTGTTCCTTAACAAGTACCTGCTGGATAGCCCCTCCCTGCGGCTGGACACCCCCATCTTCGTCACCTTCTACCAGTGCCTGGTGACCGTGCTGCTGTGCAAGGGCCTCAGCTCACTGGCCACCTGCTGCCCTGGAACCGTGGACTTCCCCGCCCTGCACCTGGACCTCAAGGTGGCCCGCAGCGTCCTGCCCCTGTCTGTGGTCTTCATTGGCATGATCACCTTCAATAACCTCTGCCTCAAGTATGTGGGTGTGGCCTTCTACAACGTGGGTCGCTCACTCACCACCGTCTTCAATGTGCTGCTCTCCTACCTGCTGCTCAAGCAAACCACCTCCTTCTATGCCTTGCTCACCTGCAGCGTCATCATCG GTGGCTTCTGGCTTGGAGTGGACCAGGAAGGAGCAGAGGGCACCCTGTCTTGGACGGGGACCCTCTTCGGCATGCTCGCCAGCCTCTGCGTCTCACTCAACGCCATCTATACCAAGAAGGTGCTTCCGGCGGTGGACGGCAGCATCTGGCGTCTGACCTTCTACAACAACGCCAACGCTTGCGTCCTCTTCCTGCCCCTGCTCCTGGCGCTGGGGGAGCTCCGGGCCCTCCTCGCCTTCCCCCAGCTGGGCAGCGCCCACTTCTGGGCTATGATGACGCTGGGCGGCCTGTTCGGCTTCGCCATCGGCTATGTGACGGGACTGCAGATCAAGTTCACCAGTCCCCTGACCCACAACGTGTCTGGCACAGCCAAAGCCTGTGCCCAGACGGTGCTGGCCGTCCTCTACTACGAGGAGGCCAAGAGCTTTCTCTGGTGGACGAGCAACATGATGGTGCTGGGGGGCTCCTCTGCTTATACCTGGGTCAGGGGCCGGGAGATGAAGAAGACGCAGGAGGAGCCCCACCCCAGGGAGAACGAGAAGAGCAACATGGAGGTGTGA